From a single Triplophysa rosa linkage group LG1, Trosa_1v2, whole genome shotgun sequence genomic region:
- the LOC130561265 gene encoding uncharacterized protein LOC130561265 isoform X4, which yields MQASLAKGSYDVQRRDISRRRVDEEIQHHIKFGITLAHGYVFRQDFLGKVKRTLLESSSLLLLGEPGFGKSRTLAKVAQLIPTWIPGDANVLTCFVGLISDSRNVRLMLQNLCLQLANIYCPKTEISETLPKLSSELCSLLGLVTEDRPLTLVLDGLDNLSEEHESDLSWLCNILQPHVFIILSASTQSKCAHILQSQLKVSVLTLPALNSKEITSGLVSRLASDSHTLTEDQWSLLFQSCLSCPSPLYLNLAYAETRRWCSFTLKDSFNLPMDLQQLFLSILVRLEREHGACLVRRMALLITFPCWRDRGGTFGAVGTR from the exons ATGCAGGCTAGTCTGGCTAAAGGCTCCTATGATGTTCAGAGGAGAGACATTTCCAGGCGTCGAGTTGATGAAGAGATTCAGCATCATATCAAATTTGGAATAACACT AGCACATGGGTATGTGTTCAGACAGGATTTTCTGGGGAAAGTGAAGCGTACACTTCTAGAATCATCGTCGTTGCTGTTACTGGGGGAACCAGGATTTGGAAAGAGCAGAACACTTGCCAAAGTGGCACAACTCATACCCACCTGGATACCTGG GGATGCCAATGTGCTGACCTGCTTTGTGGGTCTAATATCTGACAGCAGAAATGTGCGTTTGATGCTTCAGAACCTGTGTCTCCAGTTAGCCAACATCTATTGCCCCAAAACAGAGATATCTGAG ACACTTCCCAAGTTGTCCAGTGAGCTGTGCTCATTGTTGGGGCTGGTGACAGAGGACCGGCCCCTGACTCTAGTTCTGGATGGTCTGGATAATCTGAGTGAGGAACATGAGAGTGACCTTTCCTGGCTTTGTAATATTCTACAACCACACGTGTTTATCATTTTGTCTGCCAGCACGCAATCTAAATGTGCTCATATTCTACAG TCTCAGCTCAAGGTCTCCGTCCTGACCCTGCCTGCTCTTAACAGTAAGGAGATCACATCAGGACTGGTGTCCAGACTCGCATCAGACTCTCACACACTAACAGAAGACCAGTGGAGCCTCTTATTCCAGTCATGTCTATCATGTCCGTCCCCTCTCTACCTAAATTTAGCCTATGCTGAGACCAGGAGATGGTGTTCCTTTACTCTCAAAGACAGTTTTAATCTCCCTATGGACCTACAACAGCTCTTTTTGAGCATCCTTGTTCGCCTGGAGCGAGAGCACGGCGCGTGTTTGGTGAGACGCATGGCTTTGTTAATCACTTTCCCGTGCTGGCGTGACCGAGGAGGAACTTTTGGTGCTGTTGGGACGAGATGA
- the LOC130561265 gene encoding uncharacterized protein LOC130561265 isoform X2: MDFDQDLTLLQTWYKLDTNTLPTVYRLLPVSTHHPEYTILSRDVHRRKLGRKAWRSACVKLWNVLWQSGPEAIGEDATCHMLKTVLDSEVEQGFEGKLINQVLHQAQQRFVRNIHFKLRHTNIHETNISWGRRVLSAKHNRSHQFYIERLCSHVQRAVTAALNSVMQASLAKGSYDVQRRDISRRRVDEEIQHHIKFGITLAHGYVFRQDFLGKVKRTLLESSSLLLLGEPGFGKSRTLAKVAQLIPTWIPGDANVLTCFVGLISDSRNVRLMLQNLCLQLANIYCPKTEISETLPKLSSELCSLLGLVTEDRPLTLVLDGLDNLSEEHESDLSWLCNILQPHVFIILSASTQSKCAHILQSQLKVSVLTLPALNSDPRRYSYLHDLLAQCRSSSLPVLVPSYICLLSPGGLTHTHTPFRSYECRYSPGSWKASHSVLLC; the protein is encoded by the exons ATGGACTTTGACCAGGATTTGACTCTTCTGCAGACATGGTACAAGCTGGATACAAACACACTTCCCACTGTGTATCGCTTACTTCCTGTCAG CACACATCATCCTGAGTACACCATCCTAAGTAGGGATGTGCATCGCAGAAAGCTTGGGAGAAAGGCTTGGCGCTCTGCATGTGTAAAACTCTGGAATGTTCTGTGGCAGTCTGGACCTGAAGCCATAGGAGAAGACGCCACCTGTCATATGCTTAAGACAG TGTTGGACTCGGAGGTGGAGCAGGGTTTTGAAGGCAAACTAATCAACCAAGTCTTGCATCAAGCTCAGCAGCGCTTTGTCCGCAACATCCACTTCAAG ctgAGACACACTAATATCCATGAGACGAACATCAGTTGGGGAAGAAGAGTTCTCAGCGCCAAACACAACAGATCTCATCAGTTCTACATTGAACGTCTCTGCTCGCATGTCCAGCGTGCTGTCACTGCAGCCCTTAACAG TGTTATGCAGGCTAGTCTGGCTAAAGGCTCCTATGATGTTCAGAGGAGAGACATTTCCAGGCGTCGAGTTGATGAAGAGATTCAGCATCATATCAAATTTGGAATAACACT AGCACATGGGTATGTGTTCAGACAGGATTTTCTGGGGAAAGTGAAGCGTACACTTCTAGAATCATCGTCGTTGCTGTTACTGGGGGAACCAGGATTTGGAAAGAGCAGAACACTTGCCAAAGTGGCACAACTCATACCCACCTGGATACCTGG GGATGCCAATGTGCTGACCTGCTTTGTGGGTCTAATATCTGACAGCAGAAATGTGCGTTTGATGCTTCAGAACCTGTGTCTCCAGTTAGCCAACATCTATTGCCCCAAAACAGAGATATCTGAG ACACTTCCCAAGTTGTCCAGTGAGCTGTGCTCATTGTTGGGGCTGGTGACAGAGGACCGGCCCCTGACTCTAGTTCTGGATGGTCTGGATAATCTGAGTGAGGAACATGAGAGTGACCTTTCCTGGCTTTGTAATATTCTACAACCACACGTGTTTATCATTTTGTCTGCCAGCACGCAATCTAAATGTGCTCATATTCTACAG TCTCAGCTCAAGGTCTCCGTCCTGACCCTGCCTGCTCTTAACA GTGACCCGAGACGATATTCCTATCTACATGATCTGTTAGCACAATGCAGGAGCTCATCACTACCTGTACTTGTGCCCTCTTACATCTGCCTTCTGTCTCCAGGtggactcacacacacacacacccctttCAG GTCATATGAGTGCCGTTACAGCCCTGGCTCATGGAAAGCATCACATAGTGTCCTGCTCTGCTGA
- the LOC130561265 gene encoding uncharacterized protein LOC130561265 isoform X3 has translation MLKTVLDSEVEQGFEGKLINQVLHQAQQRFVRNIHFKLRHTNIHETNISWGRRVLSAKHNRSHQFYIERLCSHVQRAVTAALNSVMQASLAKGSYDVQRRDISRRRVDEEIQHHIKFGITLAHGYVFRQDFLGKVKRTLLESSSLLLLGEPGFGKSRTLAKVAQLIPTWIPGDANVLTCFVGLISDSRNVRLMLQNLCLQLANIYCPKTEISETLPKLSSELCSLLGLVTEDRPLTLVLDGLDNLSEEHESDLSWLCNILQPHVFIILSASTQSKCAHILQSQLKVSVLTLPALNSKEITSGLVSRLASDSHTLTEDQWSLLFQSCLSCPSPLYLNLAYAETRRWCSFTLKDSFNLPMDLQQLFLSILVRLEREHGACLVRRMALLITFPCWRDRGGTFGAVGTR, from the exons ATGCTTAAGACAG TGTTGGACTCGGAGGTGGAGCAGGGTTTTGAAGGCAAACTAATCAACCAAGTCTTGCATCAAGCTCAGCAGCGCTTTGTCCGCAACATCCACTTCAAG ctgAGACACACTAATATCCATGAGACGAACATCAGTTGGGGAAGAAGAGTTCTCAGCGCCAAACACAACAGATCTCATCAGTTCTACATTGAACGTCTCTGCTCGCATGTCCAGCGTGCTGTCACTGCAGCCCTTAACAG TGTTATGCAGGCTAGTCTGGCTAAAGGCTCCTATGATGTTCAGAGGAGAGACATTTCCAGGCGTCGAGTTGATGAAGAGATTCAGCATCATATCAAATTTGGAATAACACT AGCACATGGGTATGTGTTCAGACAGGATTTTCTGGGGAAAGTGAAGCGTACACTTCTAGAATCATCGTCGTTGCTGTTACTGGGGGAACCAGGATTTGGAAAGAGCAGAACACTTGCCAAAGTGGCACAACTCATACCCACCTGGATACCTGG GGATGCCAATGTGCTGACCTGCTTTGTGGGTCTAATATCTGACAGCAGAAATGTGCGTTTGATGCTTCAGAACCTGTGTCTCCAGTTAGCCAACATCTATTGCCCCAAAACAGAGATATCTGAG ACACTTCCCAAGTTGTCCAGTGAGCTGTGCTCATTGTTGGGGCTGGTGACAGAGGACCGGCCCCTGACTCTAGTTCTGGATGGTCTGGATAATCTGAGTGAGGAACATGAGAGTGACCTTTCCTGGCTTTGTAATATTCTACAACCACACGTGTTTATCATTTTGTCTGCCAGCACGCAATCTAAATGTGCTCATATTCTACAG TCTCAGCTCAAGGTCTCCGTCCTGACCCTGCCTGCTCTTAACAGTAAGGAGATCACATCAGGACTGGTGTCCAGACTCGCATCAGACTCTCACACACTAACAGAAGACCAGTGGAGCCTCTTATTCCAGTCATGTCTATCATGTCCGTCCCCTCTCTACCTAAATTTAGCCTATGCTGAGACCAGGAGATGGTGTTCCTTTACTCTCAAAGACAGTTTTAATCTCCCTATGGACCTACAACAGCTCTTTTTGAGCATCCTTGTTCGCCTGGAGCGAGAGCACGGCGCGTGTTTGGTGAGACGCATGGCTTTGTTAATCACTTTCCCGTGCTGGCGTGACCGAGGAGGAACTTTTGGTGCTGTTGGGACGAGATGA
- the LOC130561265 gene encoding uncharacterized protein LOC130561265 isoform X1 — translation MDFDQDLTLLQTWYKLDTNTLPTVYRLLPVSTHHPEYTILSRDVHRRKLGRKAWRSACVKLWNVLWQSGPEAIGEDATCHMLKTVLDSEVEQGFEGKLINQVLHQAQQRFVRNIHFKLRHTNIHETNISWGRRVLSAKHNRSHQFYIERLCSHVQRAVTAALNSVMQASLAKGSYDVQRRDISRRRVDEEIQHHIKFGITLAHGYVFRQDFLGKVKRTLLESSSLLLLGEPGFGKSRTLAKVAQLIPTWIPGDANVLTCFVGLISDSRNVRLMLQNLCLQLANIYCPKTEISETLPKLSSELCSLLGLVTEDRPLTLVLDGLDNLSEEHESDLSWLCNILQPHVFIILSASTQSKCAHILQSQLKVSVLTLPALNSKEITSGLVSRLASDSHTLTEDQWSLLFQSCLSCPSPLYLNLAYAETRRWCSFTLKDSFNLPMDLQQLFLSILVRLEREHGACLVRRMALLITFPCWRDRGGTFGAVGTR, via the exons ATGGACTTTGACCAGGATTTGACTCTTCTGCAGACATGGTACAAGCTGGATACAAACACACTTCCCACTGTGTATCGCTTACTTCCTGTCAG CACACATCATCCTGAGTACACCATCCTAAGTAGGGATGTGCATCGCAGAAAGCTTGGGAGAAAGGCTTGGCGCTCTGCATGTGTAAAACTCTGGAATGTTCTGTGGCAGTCTGGACCTGAAGCCATAGGAGAAGACGCCACCTGTCATATGCTTAAGACAG TGTTGGACTCGGAGGTGGAGCAGGGTTTTGAAGGCAAACTAATCAACCAAGTCTTGCATCAAGCTCAGCAGCGCTTTGTCCGCAACATCCACTTCAAG ctgAGACACACTAATATCCATGAGACGAACATCAGTTGGGGAAGAAGAGTTCTCAGCGCCAAACACAACAGATCTCATCAGTTCTACATTGAACGTCTCTGCTCGCATGTCCAGCGTGCTGTCACTGCAGCCCTTAACAG TGTTATGCAGGCTAGTCTGGCTAAAGGCTCCTATGATGTTCAGAGGAGAGACATTTCCAGGCGTCGAGTTGATGAAGAGATTCAGCATCATATCAAATTTGGAATAACACT AGCACATGGGTATGTGTTCAGACAGGATTTTCTGGGGAAAGTGAAGCGTACACTTCTAGAATCATCGTCGTTGCTGTTACTGGGGGAACCAGGATTTGGAAAGAGCAGAACACTTGCCAAAGTGGCACAACTCATACCCACCTGGATACCTGG GGATGCCAATGTGCTGACCTGCTTTGTGGGTCTAATATCTGACAGCAGAAATGTGCGTTTGATGCTTCAGAACCTGTGTCTCCAGTTAGCCAACATCTATTGCCCCAAAACAGAGATATCTGAG ACACTTCCCAAGTTGTCCAGTGAGCTGTGCTCATTGTTGGGGCTGGTGACAGAGGACCGGCCCCTGACTCTAGTTCTGGATGGTCTGGATAATCTGAGTGAGGAACATGAGAGTGACCTTTCCTGGCTTTGTAATATTCTACAACCACACGTGTTTATCATTTTGTCTGCCAGCACGCAATCTAAATGTGCTCATATTCTACAG TCTCAGCTCAAGGTCTCCGTCCTGACCCTGCCTGCTCTTAACAGTAAGGAGATCACATCAGGACTGGTGTCCAGACTCGCATCAGACTCTCACACACTAACAGAAGACCAGTGGAGCCTCTTATTCCAGTCATGTCTATCATGTCCGTCCCCTCTCTACCTAAATTTAGCCTATGCTGAGACCAGGAGATGGTGTTCCTTTACTCTCAAAGACAGTTTTAATCTCCCTATGGACCTACAACAGCTCTTTTTGAGCATCCTTGTTCGCCTGGAGCGAGAGCACGGCGCGTGTTTGGTGAGACGCATGGCTTTGTTAATCACTTTCCCGTGCTGGCGTGACCGAGGAGGAACTTTTGGTGCTGTTGGGACGAGATGA